Proteins encoded together in one Triticum dicoccoides isolate Atlit2015 ecotype Zavitan chromosome 7B, WEW_v2.0, whole genome shotgun sequence window:
- the LOC119336878 gene encoding non-lysosomal glucosylceramidase-like → MGSAGLEQTKARSHINCAQPAKRTWQRKFDDEGKKIELFSMTMNDMISIIPMILKGLMINADQRGKGRDILYDPFRKWMDNCYRGLPLGGLGSGSIGRSYRGYFQHFQIFPALYEEKPILANQFSAFVSRPNGKSYSTVLSAPTADALKGVDKSAIGSWDWKLKEKNCTYHALFPRSWTVYDGEPDPEIKITCRQISPVIPHNYKESSFPVAVFTFTVQNSGSTPADVTLLFTWANSVGGRSELTGNHTNSKMMELDGVHGVLLHHRTADGHPPVTFAIACQETEDVRVTDCPFFTMGSSDSDDFTAKDMWEEIKQHGSFSETRTGKEPRASKPGSSIGAAVAAATTVPAGGTRVVSFALSWSCPEVKFPDGKTYHRRYTQFCGLDRDAAAESLAHDALLEHMDWESKIEEWQRPILQDKRLPEWYPVALFNELYYLVAGGTIWTDGRPPKMSVASSGTGTEPFSLDVFRADLQGTPVVDGVLSEMTSVTEDLHSAAAFGATLLADGEENVGQFLYLEAMEYHMWNTYDVHFYASFALLALFPELELSLQRDFARAVLLHDPRPMRTLNGKTVPRKVLGSVPHDVGLNDPWFELNAYMIHDPSRWKDLNPKFVLQVYRGVVATGNVALARAAWPAVYLAMAYMDQFDRDRDGMIENEGRPDQTYDLWSVSGVSAYTGGIWVAALQAAAAMARIVGDGDAECCFRARYLRAKRVYDDELWNGTYFNYDNSGGKTSSSIQADQLAGQWYAHVCGLEPVVEEEKARSALGTVLDYNVMRVKGGTVGAVNGMRPDGTIDMSSTQSKEIWPGTTYAVAAAMIHEGMLEAAFRTAKGAHDASWSKDGFGYAFQTPEAWTAEGGYRGLHYMRPLSIWAMQWALSPPELHKDLGPVASPGVASVGQDKFEKVASMLRLREEEQHKGFLRALYHILRQVVLPA, encoded by the exons ATGGGAAGTGCAGGTTTAGAGCAAACAAAG GCGCGCTCGCACATCAATTGTGCACAACCAGCGAAAAGAACCTGGCAGAGGAAATTTGACGATGAAGGCAAGAAGATCGAACTGTTTAGCATGACCATGAATGATATGATATCAATC ATACccatgattctcaagggactgatgaTAAATGCCGACCAAAGGGGAAAAGGCAGG GATATACTCTATGACCCATTCAGGAAATGGATGGACAACTGCTACCGTGGCCTACCCCTTGGTGGCCTTGG TTCAGGAAGCATTGGGAGAAGCTACAGAGGGTACTTTCAGCATTTTCAGATATTCCCAGCATTATATGAAGAAAAGCCTATCCTTGCAAACCAATTTTCA GCATTCGTCTCACGTCCCAATGGAAAGAGCTACTCCACGGTGTTGTCTGCACCGACTGCTGATGCTCTCAA GGGAGTCGATAAGTCAGCTATTGGATCTTGGGACTGGAAGCTTAAGGAGAAAaactgtacttatcatgccttgttCCCAAGATCTTGGACAGTTTATGATG GTGAACCTGACCCTGAAATCAAGATCACCTGCCGTCAGATATCACCAGTCATCCCTCACAATTACAAGGAGAGCAGCTTCCCTGTTGCAGTTTTCACATTTACG GTGCAAAATTCTGGGAGCACACCTGCAGATGTAACATTGCTCTTCACATGGGCT AATTCAGTTGGTGGGAGATCAGAGCTGACTGGAAATCACACCAACTCCAAGATGAT GGAGCTTGATGGTGTGCACGGTGTTCTTCTGCATCACAG GACTGCGGATGGGCACCCGCCAGTGACGTTCGCGATCGCGTGTCAGGAAACAGAGGACGTCCGTGTCACAGACTGCCCTTTCTTCACGATGGGGTCGTCGGACTCCGACGACTTCACGGCCAAGGACATGTGGGAGGAGATCAAACAGCACGGTTCCTTCAGCGAAACCCGCACCGGCAAAGAGCCAAGGGCGTCGAAGCCCGGATCATCCATCGGAGCGGCGGTCGCAGCGGCGACGACAGTGCCGGCAGGGGGAACCCGCGTGGTGTCGTTTgctctgtcgtggtcgtgccccgagGTGAAGTTCCCAGACGGGAAAACGTATCACAG GAGATACACCCAATTCTGTGGCTTGGATCGAGATGCGGCTGCAGAGAGCTTGGCTCATGATGCCCTTCTTG AACACATGGATTGGGAGTCCAAAATCGAAGAGTGGCAGAGGCCTATTCTGCAAGACAAAAGGCTGCCTGAGTG GTATCCGGTTGCATTGTTCAACGAACTCTACTATCTGGTCGCTGGAGGCACCATATGGACAG ATGGACGGCCTCCGAAGATGAGCGTCGCCTCATCAGGGACGGGGACGGAGCCATTCTCCCTCGACGTCTTCCGCGCAGACCTGCAAGGCACCCCGGTGGTGGACGGCGTCCTGAGCGAGATGACGTCCGTGACGGAGGACCTGCACTCGGCGGCGGCGTTCGGCGCGACGCTGCTCGCCGACGGCGAGGAGAACGTGGGGCAGTTCCTGTACCTGGAGGCCATGGAGTACCACATGTGGAACACCTACGACGTCCACTTCTACGCCTCCTTCGCGCTGCTCGCCCTCTTCCCGGAGCTCGAGCTCAGCCTCCAGCGCGACTTCGCCCgcgccgtcctcctccacgacCCGCGCCCCATGCGCACCCTCAACGGCAAGACCGTGCCGCGCAAGGTCCTCGGCTCGGTGCCGCACGACGTGGGGCTGAACGACCCGTGGTTCGAGCTCAACGCGTACATGATCCACGACCCGTCGCGGTGGAAGGACCTCAACCCCAAGTTCGTGCTGCAGGTCTACCGGGGCGTCGTCGCCACGGGCAACGTCGCCCTTGccagggcggcgtggcccgccgtgTACCTGGCCATGGCCTACATGGACCAGTTCGACCGGGACCGGGACGGCATGATCGAGAACGAGGGCCGCCCCGACCAGACGTACGACCTGTGGTCCGTGTCCGGGGTCAGCGCCTACACCGGCGGGATCTGGGTTGCGGCGCTGCAGGCGGCCGCTGCCATGGCGCGCATcgtcggcgacggcgacgccgAGTGCTGCTTCCGTGCGCGGTACCTCAGGGCGAAGCGCGTGTACGATGACGAGCTCTGGAACGGCACCTACTTCAACTACGACAACAGCGGCGGCAAGACGAGCTCCTCCATCCAGGCCGACCAGCTCGCCGGGCAGTGGTACGCTCACGTGTGCGGCCTGGagccggtggtggaggaggagaaggCCCGGAGCGCGCTGGGGACGGTGCTCGACTACAACGTCATGCGGGTGAAGGGCGGGACGGTGGGGGCGGTGAACGGGATGCGGCCGGACGGCACCATCGACATGTCGTCGACGCAGTCCAAGGAGATATGGCCCGGCACCACCTACGCCGTCGCGGCCGCCATGATCCACGAGGGCATGCTGGAGGCCGCGTTCCGGACGGCCAAGGGCGCCCACGACGCCAGCTGGTCCAAAGATGGCTTCGGGTACGCGTTCCAGACGCCGGAGGCTTGGACGGCGGAAGGCGGCTACCGAGGGCTGCACTACATGCGGCCCCTCTCCATCTGGGCGATGCAGTGGGCGCTGTCGCCGCCGGAGCTCCACAAGGACCTCGGGCCGGTAGCCTCGCCGGGGGTCGCGTCGGTTGGGCAGGACAAGTTCGAGAAGGTGGCGAGCATGCTGAGGCTGCGTGAAGAAGAGCAACACAAGGGATTCCTCCGGGCTCTCTACCATATTCTCCGGCAGGTGGTGCTCCCGGCATGA